The window tgattTTTTAAGCAGCTTTGCTGTTTTTCTCAACTGTAGCTTTTTTTCATTATTCCATCCATCcggattaaaacaaaaaagcaaATCCATTCACGTTAGGtagtgtttggtagtcattcaaacGATGCCTTGtgttaaaacaaaattttcaatttttctgtCAAAAATATcgttttaaaaacaaaaaaaaatagtgtttggtGAACTTGTTTCAGGAATCATTACCTAGTTATTCACTTTTTTGGTATTTGAGACAAAACCGAAATAACCGAATAAGGTTTtctcgttccatcattttgtgtttttattttttttttcatttcaaaaaaattgaaaaacattAAATTGACGCCAAATGCTTTATTTCGCTTTTTTATTCTCATCGAatagaaaacttttttttgaataattgcCAAACATAGACTAAAGTTCAAAGACCCTGAAACTACATGTGGGTAGATGTAGATGAACGTACGCTTCATATTTCAACAATTGTTTCACATTGTAACTAATGAAACCGAATCAAAACTAAATTGACTGATACATGTGGATGAGTTTAGAAGTTCTCTCCACATTAGTTTACTGTTGTGAAAACCgtgaagagagagatgggaacAGTAGGACTAACTTTTCGAAAGAATGACatcattttttcagttttttattgatttttcttgttAATTTGTTATAAGGTCTTATTGGTTTTATATCAATTtggattcaatttgattttcgGTTTTTTAATATTCCAATATGAAGTTAATCTAATAAGATTCGGCTCAACTCAATCTGGTTTAAGTCGGGTTGGTTTAATTTCGCCGACTCGATTTACAATTTGACACCTCTACACGGGAGGCTCATATGGTTAACAAATTACTTATACATTAGAAGCTCTTTGCTCACTCATATACCAAGTGGTACGGTCCAAAACCTAGTGGTAGGCCCCTTCACGAGTGAACCAATAACCACTTTTGCGTAGGATAGAATAATATAGATTGGTACTTTTACGTTTTATATGATATGATGAGATTCCAACAATTCAATGAATCCATATGGTAGTGGGTCCTCCAACTCTCCAAGAATGGAGGAAATTCCTTCCAATCACCACATGCCACCGGGGTctatggattttatttttttctttttcttttttaaatgtgCATGATGGACAAAATCTGATGCTCTTTAATGTCTTTTATATTCTCTTATTGAATAAAGGATGGTCTTATACTGGTTCTATAGGATCTGGATCCTTTTCTGAGCGGTGATCGATCTTTTAGATCTTCTCCATAGTTACTTAGGCAAGCAATGATTTAACGGCTCTTGGTGTAACGCTTCTATTCTACTCAATAGAAGTACAATCGTTAAATCACCGCTTAAACATGTGTTAAGTCACCCAAATAACTATGGGTTAACCTAAGCAATCATCGCTCAGGAAAGGAGCCAGATCTAGTCCTATACGATTTATAAGAAatcagatatattttttttttcctaagattTTACCCCCACGCTTGTCGCTTGATGTAtgatattagaccatcatcatcatcatctttcttGTCACATCATCCCATGCTCATAGGTCTCATGGGCCATGGGCTCGTGATGTGTCCTTGTGTGGGTGTGGGTTGTGTATTCCCACCTCCGTCACTCCATGATAGATAGATTCTCACTAGCTTTAATAAGTGAGAACTGAGAGGCTGTGGGGCTGTGGAGCTGTGGGGCCCAACTCCTCTGTTTGAACGGTGGGTTataattttcattgaaaaaaaaaaaaaaaaaccccattcACTCCGGTTGTTGGTGGGTTACCCATTCAACCATAGAGCTCGGGCAGATATTGGTATGAGAATAATTCTTGTACGGTATTTGATTCACATTTGGATtctatttaatatttttttttaattaatttgaaaaacGGAATCCAAGTGCGGTTCAAATTCCTTACCAAAATGAGACTTGATCCACACCCTTCACCCATACCCCATGAGTTTTTATCCCTTTTGAAATCAGACCTTTCTTCTTTCCAGAAAGACGCAAACTCTTCCAGACAGAGAACCAATTCTCATATATAATACGTGATTATAACTTTGTGATAACCATCTAAAATGTCTGGGTGTCTATCCTTTGATCTCAGTATTTTCCTACTCTTCTACCAGTTTCCAAAGAAGAGTTCAATTTTCAAATCACCAGTCCTACAACAACAAGAAGTCTCTCAAAACAGTTCTATAAGAGTAAGAACTAAGAAGAGAAGCAGAAAGGAAGAAATCTAAGATGGGGTTCTTCCAACTCCTAGAGGTGGCAGCTATGCCAGTGTTGCAGGTTCTTCTCATCAGCATTCTTGGAGCTTTCATGGCAACCGAGTACTGGAACCTTTTAAATGCTGATGCTCGAAAATACTTGAACAAGGTAACTCAACTTTGCATTATAATCTGTTCATTTagaattttgatttggaatctcttCTGGTTCTGATGACAAACATTTTGGGCCAATGCAGATTGTTTTCATTATCTTCACTCCTGCACTCATTTTTTCAAGTCTAGCTAAGACTGTTAATTTCCAAGATGTCATTACATGGTAAGCTAAAGTCTCACTTCGGTTTGTTCAAGTCCTTGGTGCCTTCATACACTTGAGGAGCTATATCTCCACATAATACCTTAAGGTTTTGGATTAGACCTTCCAACATACCACCGTCGCATGAATTCTAATGGAGTTTCGATTGGATTCTCTAACTCCACTATATTTGATCATTTCATTAGGTGGTTCATGCCCATCAATATGGGTTTGACCTTCTTGTTTGGAGGAATACTTGGGTGGATTCTTGTGAAAATAATGAAACCAGAGTCATATCTAGAAGGCATCATCATTGCAACTTCTTCAGCAGGTAAATTAGTTGCCTCACACCTTACTGGGTTTCATCTCTTTCTTTATGAGTATTCATATGTTTTGGGATCCTTATTTTCTTGTAATATATAACATTTTCATTTAATTAAACAGGAAACTTAGGAAACCTTCTGTTGATAGTTGTTCCTGCAATCTGTAATGAAGATGGCAGTCCATTTGGTGACCGTAATACTTGCAAATCTGTGGCACTCTCCTATGCATCTTTTTCCATGGCGGTAATTCAATTTAATGTATAGTGATTTCAAGTTTACTTAACCATGAAAATGTAAATATTTCATCAGTTTTACATTCTTATGATGCAGCTTGGTGGATTTTACATTTGGACTTACACTTTCCATCTTGTAAAAAGTTCTGTATCAACATATAAAGCAATTCAAGAAGCCGAGGGATCATTGTCGTTAAGGAAGCCTAACAACGATTTCGATGCCAACACTGAATCCTACCTTCTCAAGGCAGATGATCAAGTTCAGACGTCTATACAAGTGACATCAACAAAGCCCATTGATGAGGAGGATCTGGAAAAAGAACTTGTAAGTCCCCTTGATTAAAGGGGGGAGAGTTCTTGGTTCAATATGATCATCAAGACCCAATTTAGTTGTTGATTGTTTTCTGAAATAGGATTCAAATTATTCTCATAATAGGTTGTAGCACAATCATCTGGGAAAGCAGGGGATGAGTTATCATTTTGGGGGAAAATAACAGGATCTCTCCACCAAATTGTGGAGGAGTTGATGTCACCACCAACTATTTCTGCAGTAAGTGTTCTTAAAGATACTACTGttcaaattttgtttcttcCAAGATAAAGAAGCAATCTTCTTAACTTCTTCATATCCTAATTCCTAACAGATTGTAGGATTTGTCTTCGGATGTGTGCCGTTTCTGAGGAATCTTATTGTTGGTAAATCTGCTCCTCTGCGAGTGATCCATGACTCGATTAAATTACTAGGGTA is drawn from Macadamia integrifolia cultivar HAES 741 chromosome 7, SCU_Mint_v3, whole genome shotgun sequence and contains these coding sequences:
- the LOC122084022 gene encoding protein PIN-LIKES 7-like codes for the protein MGFFQLLEVAAMPVLQVLLISILGAFMATEYWNLLNADARKYLNKIVFIIFTPALIFSSLAKTVNFQDVITWWFMPINMGLTFLFGGILGWILVKIMKPESYLEGIIIATSSAGNLGNLLLIVVPAICNEDGSPFGDRNTCKSVALSYASFSMALGGFYIWTYTFHLVKSSVSTYKAIQEAEGSLSLRKPNNDFDANTESYLLKADDQVQTSIQVTSTKPIDEEDLEKELVVAQSSGKAGDELSFWGKITGSLHQIVEELMSPPTISAIVGFVFGCVPFLRNLIVGKSAPLRVIHDSIKLLGDGTIPGTTLILGGNLIQGLRSAKLKPSTIIGVILVRYLILPLIGIGVVKVAGDLGFLSPDPLYRYVLMLQFSLPPAMNIGTMAQLFDVGQEECSVLFLWTYLVAAFALTFWSTVYLWVLS